One stretch of Nicotiana tabacum cultivar K326 chromosome 18, ASM71507v2, whole genome shotgun sequence DNA includes these proteins:
- the LOC107832202 gene encoding uncharacterized protein LOC107832202 — protein sequence MERRNLFLIVALLLLSIFSQATIAQTEGDGTQENAVTENPDYVVLDPLPGTGQERAFCTVPGICYYRTLTCPTECPQRKPKQNKKQKGCYIDCTSKCEATCKWRLPRCDGYGALCYDPRFVGGDGVMFYFHGAKDTDFAIVSDDNLHINAHLIGIRPEGRKRDFTWVQALSVMFDIHTLVLGAKKVSHWDDKIDALIVQWNGETVNVPTDGDAEWSVKTAERAVVVERTDDLNSVRVTVSGLLQLDVKVVPIGEKENKVHNYQIPADDSFAHLETQFKFFNLSKDVEGILGQTYQPGYVSPVKRGVPMPIMGGEDKYQTPALHSALCKKCRFQRSAGVASI from the exons ATGGAGAGGAGaaacttgttcttaatagtagcTCTCCTCCTCTTATCCATTTTTTCACAAGCCACCATTGCTCAAACCGAAGGCGATGGCACGCAGGAAAATGCAGTCACTGAAAATCCTGATTATGTTGTGTTGGATCCATTGCCAGGTACAGGACAAGAACGAGCGTTCTGCACCGTTCCGGGAATTTGCTACTACAGAACCCTCACCTGCCCAACAGAGTGCCCACAAAGGAAGCCTAAACAGAACAAGAAGCAGAAAGGATGCTATATTGATTGCACCAGCAAGTGTGAAGCAACTTGCAAGT GGAGACTACCTAGGTGCGATGGTTATGGTGCTCTATGCTATGATCCAAGATTTGTGGGTGGCGACGGGGTGATGTTCTACTTCCATGGAGCAAAAGATACTGACTTTGCCATTGTCTCAGATGACAACCTCCACATTAATGCACATCTAATAGGGATTCGACCAGAGGGAAGGAAGCGCGACTTCACATGGGTGCAAGCATTGTCAGTCATGTTTGACATCCATACACTAGTCCTAGGAGCAAAGAAGGTGTCACACTGGGATGACAAGATTGATGCTCTTATCGTGCAGTGGAACGGTGAGACAGTTAATGTCCCGACAGATGGAGATGCTGAATGGAGTGTTAAAACTGCTGAGAGAGCAGTTGTGGTTGAAAGGACAGATGATCTTAACAGTGTGAGGGTCACAGTTTCCGGACTGTTGCAATTGGATGTGAAGGTAGTACCAATAGGTGAGAAAGAAAATAAGGTTCACAACTATCAAATACCAGCAGATGATTCTTTTGCTCACCTAGAGACACAGTTTAAGTTCTTCAATCTATCCAAAGATGTTGAAGGAATTCTGGGGCAGACTTACCAGCCAGGCTACGTAAGTCCAGTCAAGCGAGGGGTGCCGATGCCAATCATGGGTGGCGAAGACAAATATCAGACACCGGCACTGCATTCAGCTCTCTGCAAAAAATGCAGGTTCCAAAGATCCGCCGGTGTTGCCTCAATATGA
- the LOC107832203 gene encoding beta-galactosidase 8-like isoform X1, which translates to MMGLSVMLVFGGVVLHCLVMTSFAANVTYDHRALVIDGQRRVLISGSIHYPRSTPDMWPDLIQKSKDGGLDVIETYVFWNIHEPVRNQYDFEGRKDLVKFVKLVGKAGLYAHIRIGPYVCAEWNYGGFPLWLHFIPGVEFRTDNEPFKAEMKRFTAKIVDMIKQENLYASQGGPVILSQIENEYGNGDIESRYGPRAKPYVNWAAKMATSLDTGVPWVMCQQPDAPDPIINTCNGFYCDQFKQNSDKTPKMWTENWTGWFLSFGGAVPYRPVEDIAFAVARFFQRGGTFQNYYMYHGGTNFGRTSGGPFISTSYDYDAPLDEYGLIRQPKWGHLKDLHKAIKLCEAAMVATDPTITSPGSNIEVSVYKTGSVCAAFLANVGTQSDAAVTFNGNSYHLPPWSVSILPDCKNVAFSTAKINSMSTISKFVTQSTEADGSGASLSGWTWVNEPVGISSDNAFTKTGLMEQINTTADKSDYLWYSLSVNVKNDEPFLQDGSQTVLHVESLGHVLHAFINGKLSGSGKGNSGNSKVTIDVPVTLVPGENKIDLLSVTVGLQNYGAFFDLKGAGITGPVQLKGFKNGSTIDLSSKQWTYQVGLKGEELGLSDGSSSLWKSQSALPTNQPLIWYKASFDAPAGDTPLSLDFTGMGKGEAWVNGQSIGRFWPTNTASNGGCTDSCNYRGSYNSNKCLKNCGKPSQLLYHVPRSWLQSSGNVIVLFEEMGGNPTKLSFATRETSSICSRVSEAHPLPIDKWTSDDDARKKVGPTLSLECPRPDQVISSVKFASFGTPHGACGSFSHGRCTSSNALSHVKKACIGSKRCSVGVSIDVFGDPCIGVTKSLAVEASCS; encoded by the exons ATGATGGGTTTATCGGTAATGCTAGTGTTTGGAGGGGTGGTGTTGCATTGTTTGGTGATGACGTCATTTGCCGCCAATGTGACGTATGATCACCGGGCGTTGGTCATTGACGGCCAGCGTAGAGTTCTGATCTCCGGCTCCATACATTACCCTCGCAGTACTCCTGAT ATGTGGCCAGACCTTATACAGAAATCTAAAGATGGAGGATTGGATGTAATAGAGACATATGTTTTCTGGAACATACATGAACCTGTTAGAAATCAG TATGATTTTGAAGGAAGGAAAGATTTGGTTAAATTTGTGAAGTTGGTGGGGAAAGCTGGCTTATATGCTCATATAAGGATTGGGCCTTATGTTTGTGCAGAATGGAACTAtgg TGGGTTTCCTCTTTGGTTGCATTTCATTCCTGGAGTTGAATTTCGAACTGATAATGAACCATTCAAG GCAGAAATGAAGCGATTTACAGCCAAAATTGTTGACATGATCAAGCAAGAAAATCTTTATGCATCCCAAGGGGGACCGGTTATTTTGTCTCAG ATAGAAAATGAATATGGCAATGGTGATATTGAGTCTCGTTATGGTCCTCGTGCCAAACCTTATGTCAACTGGGCAGCAAAAATGGCTACATCGTTGGATACAGGAGTGCCATGGGTTATGTGCCAGCAACCAGATGCCCCTGATCCCATA ATAAACACTTGCAATGGATTCTATTGTGACCAATTCAAGCAGAATTCTGATAAGACACCCAAGATGTGGACGGAGAATTGGACTGGATG GTTTCTTTCTTTTGGTGGTGCTGTCCCTTACAGACCTGTGGAAGACATTGCTTTTGCTGTGGCTCGATTTTTCCAGCGAGGTGGAACCTTTCAGAATTATTACATG TACCACGGGGGAACTAACTTCGGCCGGACCAGTGGTGGACCCTTTATTTCAACTAGCTATGACTATGATGCTCCTTTAGATGAGTACG GCCTTATAAGACAACCAAAGTGGGGTCACTTGAAAGATCTCCATAAAGCCATAAAGCTGTGCGAGGCTGCAATGGTGGCAACTGATCCAACTATCACTTCTCCAGGCTCTAACATAGAG GTCAGTGTTTATAAAACTGGATCGGTGTGTGCTGCATTTCTTGCCAATGTGGGTACGCAGTCTGATGCAGCCGTGACTTTCAATGGAAATTCATATCATTTGCCTCCTTGGTCCGTGAGCATCTTACCTGATTGCAAAAATGTGGCATTTAGTACTGCAAAG ATTAACTCGATGTCAACAATCTCAAAGTTTGTTACTCAGTCTACGGAAGCTGATGGTTCTGGCGCATCCTTGTCAGGTTGGACTTGGGTTAATGAGCCTGTAGGTATCTCAAGTGATAACGCGTTCACAAAAACGGGTTTGATGGAGCAGATAAATACTACAGCAGATAAAAGTGATTATCTTTGGTACTCTCTGAG TGTTAATGTAAAAAATGATGAGCCTTTCCTTCAAGATGGATCTCAAACAGTACTTCATGTGGAATCACTTGGCCATGTTCTTCATGCTTTCATTAACGGAAAGCTATCAG GAAGTGGGAAAGGAAACAGTGGAAATTCTAAAGTTACAATTGATGTTCCTGTCACCCTTGTACCTGGAGAAAACAAAATCGACCTGTTGAGTGTGACCGTGGGGCTTCAG AACTATGGAGCATTCTTTGATCTTAAGGGAGCAGGTATTACCGGTCCTGTGCAATTGAAAGGCTTCAAAAATGGCTCTACTATTGATCTTTCGTCAAAGCAATGGACATATCAG GTTGGATTGAAAGGAGAAGAACTGGGGTTATCTGATGGAAGTTCTTCGCTTTGGAAGTCACAATCTGCATTGCCTACAAACCAACCATTAATTTGGTATAAG GCAAGTTTTGATGCCCCTGCTGGAGATACCCCTCTTTCACTAGATTTTACTGGAATGGGAAAGGGTGAGGCATGGGTGAATGGACAAAGCATTGGTCGATTTTGGCCTACCAATACTGCATCAAATGGAGGTTGTACTGACTCCTGCAATTATAGAGGATCTTACAATTCTAACAAATGTCTCAAAAATTGTGGAAAACCATCCCAGCTGCT ATACCACGTTCCTCGTTCATGGCTGCAATCCAGTGGAAATGTCATAGTGTTGTTTGAGGAAATGGGAGGGAATCCAACAAAGCTATCTTTTGCAACAAGAGAGACAAGTAGTATATGCTCACGAGTTTCAGAGGCGCATCCACTTCCTATTGACAAGTGGACGTCGGATGATGATGCACGAAAGAAAGTAGGGCCAACTCTGTCTCTTGAGTGCCCTCGTCCTGATCAAGTCATTTCTTCAGTCAAATTTGCAAGCTTTGGCACTCCTCATGGTGCATGTGGAAGCTTTAGCCATGGTCGATGCACGAGCAGCAATGCTCTTTCCCATGTAAAGAAG GCTTGCATTGGATCGAAACGCTGTAGTGTTGGAGTTTCAATAGATGTATTTGGTGATCCATGTATAGGAGTCACAAAAAGTTTAGCCGTAGAAGCTTCCTGTTCGTGA
- the LOC107832203 gene encoding beta-galactosidase 8-like isoform X2 yields MKRFTAKIVDMIKQENLYASQGGPVILSQIENEYGNGDIESRYGPRAKPYVNWAAKMATSLDTGVPWVMCQQPDAPDPIINTCNGFYCDQFKQNSDKTPKMWTENWTGWFLSFGGAVPYRPVEDIAFAVARFFQRGGTFQNYYMYHGGTNFGRTSGGPFISTSYDYDAPLDEYGLIRQPKWGHLKDLHKAIKLCEAAMVATDPTITSPGSNIEVSVYKTGSVCAAFLANVGTQSDAAVTFNGNSYHLPPWSVSILPDCKNVAFSTAKINSMSTISKFVTQSTEADGSGASLSGWTWVNEPVGISSDNAFTKTGLMEQINTTADKSDYLWYSLSVNVKNDEPFLQDGSQTVLHVESLGHVLHAFINGKLSGSGKGNSGNSKVTIDVPVTLVPGENKIDLLSVTVGLQNYGAFFDLKGAGITGPVQLKGFKNGSTIDLSSKQWTYQVGLKGEELGLSDGSSSLWKSQSALPTNQPLIWYKASFDAPAGDTPLSLDFTGMGKGEAWVNGQSIGRFWPTNTASNGGCTDSCNYRGSYNSNKCLKNCGKPSQLLYHVPRSWLQSSGNVIVLFEEMGGNPTKLSFATRETSSICSRVSEAHPLPIDKWTSDDDARKKVGPTLSLECPRPDQVISSVKFASFGTPHGACGSFSHGRCTSSNALSHVKKACIGSKRCSVGVSIDVFGDPCIGVTKSLAVEASCS; encoded by the exons ATGAAGCGATTTACAGCCAAAATTGTTGACATGATCAAGCAAGAAAATCTTTATGCATCCCAAGGGGGACCGGTTATTTTGTCTCAG ATAGAAAATGAATATGGCAATGGTGATATTGAGTCTCGTTATGGTCCTCGTGCCAAACCTTATGTCAACTGGGCAGCAAAAATGGCTACATCGTTGGATACAGGAGTGCCATGGGTTATGTGCCAGCAACCAGATGCCCCTGATCCCATA ATAAACACTTGCAATGGATTCTATTGTGACCAATTCAAGCAGAATTCTGATAAGACACCCAAGATGTGGACGGAGAATTGGACTGGATG GTTTCTTTCTTTTGGTGGTGCTGTCCCTTACAGACCTGTGGAAGACATTGCTTTTGCTGTGGCTCGATTTTTCCAGCGAGGTGGAACCTTTCAGAATTATTACATG TACCACGGGGGAACTAACTTCGGCCGGACCAGTGGTGGACCCTTTATTTCAACTAGCTATGACTATGATGCTCCTTTAGATGAGTACG GCCTTATAAGACAACCAAAGTGGGGTCACTTGAAAGATCTCCATAAAGCCATAAAGCTGTGCGAGGCTGCAATGGTGGCAACTGATCCAACTATCACTTCTCCAGGCTCTAACATAGAG GTCAGTGTTTATAAAACTGGATCGGTGTGTGCTGCATTTCTTGCCAATGTGGGTACGCAGTCTGATGCAGCCGTGACTTTCAATGGAAATTCATATCATTTGCCTCCTTGGTCCGTGAGCATCTTACCTGATTGCAAAAATGTGGCATTTAGTACTGCAAAG ATTAACTCGATGTCAACAATCTCAAAGTTTGTTACTCAGTCTACGGAAGCTGATGGTTCTGGCGCATCCTTGTCAGGTTGGACTTGGGTTAATGAGCCTGTAGGTATCTCAAGTGATAACGCGTTCACAAAAACGGGTTTGATGGAGCAGATAAATACTACAGCAGATAAAAGTGATTATCTTTGGTACTCTCTGAG TGTTAATGTAAAAAATGATGAGCCTTTCCTTCAAGATGGATCTCAAACAGTACTTCATGTGGAATCACTTGGCCATGTTCTTCATGCTTTCATTAACGGAAAGCTATCAG GAAGTGGGAAAGGAAACAGTGGAAATTCTAAAGTTACAATTGATGTTCCTGTCACCCTTGTACCTGGAGAAAACAAAATCGACCTGTTGAGTGTGACCGTGGGGCTTCAG AACTATGGAGCATTCTTTGATCTTAAGGGAGCAGGTATTACCGGTCCTGTGCAATTGAAAGGCTTCAAAAATGGCTCTACTATTGATCTTTCGTCAAAGCAATGGACATATCAG GTTGGATTGAAAGGAGAAGAACTGGGGTTATCTGATGGAAGTTCTTCGCTTTGGAAGTCACAATCTGCATTGCCTACAAACCAACCATTAATTTGGTATAAG GCAAGTTTTGATGCCCCTGCTGGAGATACCCCTCTTTCACTAGATTTTACTGGAATGGGAAAGGGTGAGGCATGGGTGAATGGACAAAGCATTGGTCGATTTTGGCCTACCAATACTGCATCAAATGGAGGTTGTACTGACTCCTGCAATTATAGAGGATCTTACAATTCTAACAAATGTCTCAAAAATTGTGGAAAACCATCCCAGCTGCT ATACCACGTTCCTCGTTCATGGCTGCAATCCAGTGGAAATGTCATAGTGTTGTTTGAGGAAATGGGAGGGAATCCAACAAAGCTATCTTTTGCAACAAGAGAGACAAGTAGTATATGCTCACGAGTTTCAGAGGCGCATCCACTTCCTATTGACAAGTGGACGTCGGATGATGATGCACGAAAGAAAGTAGGGCCAACTCTGTCTCTTGAGTGCCCTCGTCCTGATCAAGTCATTTCTTCAGTCAAATTTGCAAGCTTTGGCACTCCTCATGGTGCATGTGGAAGCTTTAGCCATGGTCGATGCACGAGCAGCAATGCTCTTTCCCATGTAAAGAAG GCTTGCATTGGATCGAAACGCTGTAGTGTTGGAGTTTCAATAGATGTATTTGGTGATCCATGTATAGGAGTCACAAAAAGTTTAGCCGTAGAAGCTTCCTGTTCGTGA